A genomic window from Synergistaceae bacterium includes:
- a CDS encoding amylo-alpha-1,6-glucosidase, translating to MYLGKADVNTYEKGAGREFLVSNGLGSYSFSTVIGANTRREHGLLVTRPNEDTQHSVLISKIEETVSYQNKKYLLSTNHYKDLVYPDGYRYIQEYQGNPFPSILFVIHSILLKKSIFMPRGKPCTILKYELLAAPDKIKLDLRPLFAHRPNNQTSDLGKDKFEVNNLATNLLNIEGRGLKSYCSFTSGEWSTKPLWFENIYYKQDDSEDALSLDKLWSPGSLTKEIAEGDTLYVVLSSEPTVFSMEELALLEKEAAGRFDHVIKKAKLPALSSAEQDMLFASYHLVDDRPDSIPTIYTGYPSVEIRSRDTFISLPGLTLATGRESLAERTLTLWLERARECGWIMPEYLTADGVPIFECVDSGLWFVYAADKFLNHVENITIDNKKLITDAIHSIVDKYLYGIPELDTTYEENGLLCIKKTDTPRQWMHSVINGKEIVSRIGYLVEVNALWYNAIKVAEKYSEESNLKEKYSRIAALCVESFHKVFWCSEMGGLFDFVDPESKQQDMSIRPNQILAISLPYSPFEGHDFSKKILRLCWDELYTTYGLRTLDPHHDKFKGRSEGRLDQRQKARFRGMAWTWLLGHFITAYLKCNPTRKDLGWIFIRPFNSHLRHGCLGGVAEYFDGIMPYRAHGDVLSATAHGELLRVLFEDLV from the coding sequence ATGTATCTTGGAAAAGCAGATGTCAATACCTATGAAAAGGGGGCGGGAAGAGAGTTTTTAGTTTCAAACGGATTAGGAAGTTATAGCTTTTCAACAGTAATAGGAGCCAATACAAGAAGAGAGCATGGACTCTTAGTTACCCGCCCAAATGAAGATACGCAACACTCTGTACTCATAAGTAAAATCGAAGAGACTGTTTCTTACCAAAACAAAAAATATCTACTTTCTACAAACCACTATAAAGATTTAGTATATCCGGATGGATATAGGTATATACAAGAATATCAAGGTAATCCCTTTCCAAGCATCTTATTTGTTATTCACAGCATACTTCTCAAAAAATCAATTTTTATGCCACGAGGCAAACCTTGCACAATTCTAAAATATGAGTTGCTAGCAGCACCTGACAAGATCAAGCTTGACTTACGTCCTCTATTTGCACACAGACCCAATAATCAAACTTCAGATTTAGGAAAAGATAAATTTGAGGTGAATAATCTAGCTACAAACCTCCTTAATATTGAAGGAAGAGGGCTAAAAAGCTATTGTTCATTTACGTCAGGGGAATGGTCAACTAAGCCTTTATGGTTTGAAAATATATACTATAAACAAGACGATAGTGAAGATGCTTTGTCTCTCGACAAACTATGGTCACCAGGATCTTTGACAAAAGAAATTGCTGAAGGCGATACATTATATGTTGTTCTTTCTTCAGAGCCTACTGTTTTTTCCATGGAAGAGCTTGCTTTACTGGAAAAAGAAGCTGCAGGAAGATTTGATCATGTAATAAAAAAGGCTAAATTACCTGCGTTGAGTAGTGCGGAACAAGATATGCTTTTTGCTTCCTATCATTTAGTAGACGACAGGCCAGATTCTATTCCTACAATATATACTGGATACCCTTCGGTAGAAATAAGATCAAGGGACACTTTTATTTCTCTTCCAGGTTTAACTTTAGCAACAGGACGGGAATCACTAGCTGAAAGGACTTTAACCCTATGGTTAGAAAGAGCTAGAGAGTGTGGTTGGATTATGCCCGAATATTTAACTGCAGATGGAGTCCCTATTTTCGAATGTGTCGATAGTGGTCTTTGGTTTGTTTATGCAGCCGATAAATTTCTAAATCATGTCGAAAATATCACAATAGATAATAAAAAGCTAATCACAGATGCCATTCATTCTATAGTAGACAAATATTTGTATGGAATTCCTGAGCTTGATACAACCTACGAAGAAAACGGCTTATTGTGTATAAAAAAAACAGATACACCAAGACAATGGATGCATAGTGTAATTAACGGAAAAGAAATAGTATCAAGGATTGGCTATTTAGTAGAAGTTAATGCTCTTTGGTACAATGCAATAAAAGTAGCTGAAAAGTACTCTGAAGAAAGTAATTTGAAAGAGAAATATTCTAGAATTGCCGCCTTATGTGTTGAATCATTTCATAAAGTCTTCTGGTGTTCAGAAATGGGTGGATTATTTGATTTTGTTGACCCTGAAAGCAAGCAACAAGATATGTCTATCAGGCCAAATCAAATTTTGGCTATATCATTGCCATATAGTCCTTTTGAAGGACATGATTTCTCCAAAAAAATATTAAGACTTTGTTGGGATGAGTTGTATACAACATATGGGCTACGCACCTTAGATCCGCATCACGATAAGTTTAAAGGCCGTTCAGAAGGAAGACTAGATCAGAGACAAAAGGCGCGTTTTCGTGGAATGGCTTGGACGTGGTTGCTAGGACATTTTATTACTGCCTATTTAAAATGTAATCCTACTAGAAAAGACTTAGGTTGGATTTTTATAAGACCTTTTAATTCTCACTTAAGACATGGGTGTCTTGGTGGTGTGGCAGAATATTTTGACGGCATTATGCCTTACAGGGCACATGGAGAC
- the rapZ gene encoding RNase adapter RapZ, protein MLKNNKIKRFVIITGMSGAGKSSALNVFEDQGFYVIDNLPLILMPQLIEVLTTRPSAINNGVAAVVDVRGEKPLIELKEATVELKKSINNFEILFVEASDECLVRRFETTRRRHPMAKGTTLLGGITREKELLGPIRNQADIIIDTSEFSLLDFKKKLLDSINVNADRPIIVISSFGFKYGLPHDADYILDVRFLNNPNYVNELKHLTGKDKQVLNFLKKIDAFDEFIDKAEDLFTFVAPIYSNTGKKQLHIAIGCTGGRHRSVAIVETLASKLLKIGNKIVIEHRDIGKENH, encoded by the coding sequence ATTCTTAAAAATAATAAAATAAAACGTTTTGTAATTATCACAGGAATGTCAGGAGCTGGAAAATCCTCTGCTCTTAACGTTTTTGAAGATCAAGGTTTTTATGTTATAGATAACTTACCTCTAATCCTCATGCCACAACTTATAGAAGTGCTTACTACTAGGCCATCTGCAATCAATAATGGTGTAGCTGCCGTCGTGGATGTGCGGGGAGAGAAACCACTTATAGAACTTAAAGAAGCTACTGTAGAGCTAAAAAAGAGCATTAATAACTTTGAAATCCTCTTTGTAGAGGCTTCAGACGAATGTTTAGTAAGAAGATTTGAAACAACTAGACGTCGCCATCCGATGGCAAAAGGGACGACATTGCTCGGTGGAATCACAAGAGAAAAAGAACTTTTAGGACCTATACGCAATCAGGCTGATATAATAATAGATACTTCCGAATTTAGCTTGCTTGATTTTAAGAAAAAACTTTTAGACAGTATTAATGTTAATGCAGATAGACCAATTATTGTCATAAGTTCATTTGGCTTCAAATATGGACTACCACATGACGCTGATTATATTTTAGATGTTAGATTTTTAAATAATCCTAACTATGTAAATGAGCTAAAACATTTAACAGGCAAGGATAAACAAGTCCTTAATTTTTTAAAGAAAATAGACGCATTTGATGAATTTATAGATAAGGCAGAAGATCTATTTACTTTTGTAGCGCCAATTTACAGTAATACTGGTAAAAAACAACTTCATATTGCAATAGGATGTACAGGAGGGCGTCACCGTTCTGTTGCTATTGTGGAGACACTTGCATCTAAACTGTTGAAAATAGGCAACAAAATAGTTATAGAGCATCGAGATATCGGCAAGGAGAATCATTAG
- the ruvB gene encoding Holliday junction branch migration DNA helicase RuvB, with protein MIEDNSQPNKLIESIRLEKEEDVLSLRPQCLDEFIGQSTLKDKLSIYLEASILREEPLDHTLFYGPPGLGKTTLAGIIAMEMKGTLRVTTGPALERAGDLAAILSNIQPNDVLFIDEIHRMSANIEEILYSAMEDFSLSIIVGKGPLARSIRLSLPKFTLIGATTRLGLLTSPLRARFGIVEQLSLYSPKELTDIVKRGASVLGIEILNNAAEEIGIRSRGTPRVALRLLRRVRDVAEVKRVKKIERDHAKFALDMLGIDAEGLDEGDRKFLKALVELFDGGPVGLSTLAAALNEDAQTIEDIYEPYLIQKGLLERTPRGRKATRATWEYLCIPIPQHFSNNNQTQLLDDLE; from the coding sequence ATGATTGAAGACAATTCACAACCAAATAAACTAATAGAGTCTATCCGATTAGAAAAAGAAGAAGATGTCTTATCTTTAAGACCACAATGCTTAGATGAGTTTATAGGCCAATCGACACTTAAGGATAAGCTTAGTATTTATTTGGAGGCATCAATTTTACGCGAAGAACCTTTAGATCACACTCTCTTCTATGGTCCGCCAGGGCTTGGAAAAACAACCCTAGCAGGAATAATTGCTATGGAAATGAAAGGAACGCTTCGCGTAACTACGGGCCCTGCATTAGAAAGAGCAGGGGACCTGGCAGCCATATTATCGAACATACAACCGAATGACGTGTTATTTATTGATGAAATACATAGAATGTCAGCTAATATTGAGGAAATTCTTTATTCAGCTATGGAAGATTTTTCCCTATCTATAATTGTTGGCAAGGGACCTCTAGCAAGAAGCATAAGGCTTTCACTTCCGAAATTTACGTTAATAGGTGCAACTACAAGGCTAGGTCTATTAACATCTCCATTAAGAGCTAGATTTGGTATTGTAGAACAACTTAGTCTCTATTCTCCGAAAGAATTGACTGATATTGTAAAAAGAGGGGCCTCAGTTCTAGGAATTGAGATTTTAAATAATGCAGCAGAAGAAATCGGCATAAGATCAAGAGGAACCCCTAGAGTCGCCCTTCGTCTTCTAAGGCGAGTTAGAGATGTAGCAGAAGTCAAAAGAGTGAAGAAAATAGAACGAGACCATGCAAAGTTTGCACTAGACATGTTGGGTATCGATGCGGAAGGTTTAGATGAAGGGGATAGAAAGTTTCTAAAAGCACTTGTTGAGTTATTTGATGGTGGTCCAGTAGGTCTTTCCACTCTGGCTGCGGCCTTAAATGAGGATGCTCAAACTATTGAAGATATATATGAACCGTACCTTATACAAAAAGGTCTTCTTGAGCGAACTCCAAGGGGAAGAAAGGCTACGCGTGCCACATGGGAGTATTTGTGCATTCCAATACCACAACACTTTTCTAATAACAATCAAACTCAACTTTTAGATGATTTAGAATAG
- the whiA gene encoding DNA-binding protein WhiA, with protein MKHLEHILWDEWLTIPFIKPVEDEIAGIINGLNYRKDSDYYVFSSRRLFTIRRLLYLFSEIPTFNKTMNAKDVIQIINTNIKGKTVFRIKESMAKDIILRSSSFGRRERNWNWIRGVWGSCGSLYLPKSGYYLVIRLPENNSIPDRLQSILKSAGFSIGVRKRIKTRELILRNQQQIVTLLSRLGFVRTTLALEETAILRMMRNRANKLVNCDSANINKSLAVAQNQLQTIKKLETQGLVETLPEHLKELVFLRKENPSATLGELGQFLSRPITKSTVKYRWRKLEEVLRK; from the coding sequence ATGAAACATCTTGAACATATTTTGTGGGACGAATGGCTCACTATCCCATTTATTAAGCCAGTAGAAGACGAAATTGCAGGAATAATTAATGGACTAAATTATAGGAAAGATTCTGATTATTACGTTTTTTCGTCTCGTAGGTTGTTTACAATTCGTAGACTACTTTATCTTTTTTCAGAGATTCCAACATTCAATAAAACAATGAATGCCAAAGATGTAATACAAATAATAAATACAAATATAAAAGGCAAGACAGTTTTCCGAATTAAAGAGAGCATGGCTAAAGATATTATACTAAGATCATCTAGTTTTGGACGAAGAGAACGCAATTGGAATTGGATCAGAGGGGTATGGGGTAGTTGCGGCTCTCTTTATCTACCTAAATCTGGTTATTATCTTGTAATAAGGTTGCCAGAAAACAACAGTATCCCCGATAGATTACAAAGTATACTTAAATCTGCAGGATTTTCAATAGGAGTAAGAAAAAGAATAAAAACACGTGAGTTAATTTTAAGAAATCAACAACAAATTGTGACACTTCTTTCCCGTCTGGGTTTTGTTCGAACAACACTTGCATTAGAAGAAACGGCAATTTTACGAATGATGAGAAATAGGGCAAACAAACTTGTAAACTGTGATTCTGCAAATATAAACAAAAGCTTAGCGGTTGCACAAAACCAGCTTCAAACAATTAAAAAATTAGAAACTCAAGGTTTGGTAGAGACCTTACCAGAGCATCTTAAAGAGCTAGTTTTTCTAAGAAAAGAAAACCCGAGTGCAACTTTGGGTGAATTGGGACAATTTTTATCAAGACCAATTACCAAAAGTACGGTAAAATATAGATGGAGAAAATTGGAAGAAGTATTAAGAAAATAA
- the yvcK gene encoding uridine diphosphate-N-acetylglucosamine-binding protein YvcK encodes MLILIVALLAYLIYSGKYSVLMSINPKHFPRINNEDYRLSLGPKIVTIGGGTGLSTLLVGLKGYTRNITAVVAVTDEGGSSGRIRHEWGMLPPGDIRNCIVALAENDNSLNSLLNFRFDRGELRGHSLGNLILLAATEMVGDFQRAVQELNKLLAIRGQVLPVTTETVTLKGETFDGKIVSGELEISDNGSNLSKLWLEPTNAKPLESVIKAVDDADLIVLGPGSLFTSLLPNLLLKDLAFQLKNTSVPIVYIANLVTQPKETEGMNILSHIDWITGVLGVVPDYVIANQAPISEEYLKRYSNIGADPLYLSDREEKYLQSLGVTVIYGDFIYIKDDKYLRHDTYNLTDSIMTLAEENRVKFGKVNETS; translated from the coding sequence ATGTTGATATTAATAGTCGCATTGTTGGCCTATTTAATTTACTCTGGCAAATATTCTGTTCTTATGAGTATTAACCCCAAACATTTCCCTCGTATTAACAATGAGGACTATCGGCTTTCATTGGGGCCTAAAATAGTTACAATCGGTGGTGGCACAGGACTTTCTACACTTTTAGTCGGCTTAAAAGGCTATACTAGGAATATCACCGCTGTAGTAGCAGTAACGGACGAAGGCGGGAGTTCCGGTCGAATACGACACGAATGGGGGATGCTGCCCCCAGGTGATATACGAAATTGCATAGTCGCTTTGGCAGAGAATGATAACTCATTGAACAGTCTGCTTAACTTTAGATTTGATAGAGGAGAGCTAAGAGGACATAGTCTAGGAAATCTTATTTTGCTAGCTGCTACGGAAATGGTTGGAGATTTTCAACGGGCTGTGCAAGAACTTAATAAATTACTTGCAATAAGAGGCCAAGTTCTACCAGTTACTACTGAAACAGTCACGCTTAAGGGTGAAACATTTGACGGTAAAATAGTAAGTGGTGAACTTGAAATATCTGATAACGGCAGCAATCTTTCTAAACTTTGGTTAGAGCCAACAAATGCAAAGCCCCTTGAAAGTGTCATCAAAGCAGTGGATGACGCGGATCTTATAGTATTGGGCCCCGGGAGTTTGTTTACAAGTCTTTTGCCAAACCTTTTGTTAAAAGACTTGGCTTTTCAACTAAAAAACACATCAGTGCCTATTGTCTATATTGCAAATCTTGTTACACAACCAAAGGAAACAGAGGGGATGAATATCCTTTCTCATATTGATTGGATTACTGGTGTTTTAGGAGTTGTTCCGGACTATGTAATCGCAAATCAAGCTCCTATTTCAGAAGAATACTTAAAAAGATATAGCAATATTGGAGCAGATCCACTGTATTTGTCTGATCGAGAAGAGAAATATTTACAGTCATTAGGCGTAACGGTAATATACGGTGATTTTATATATATAAAGGACGATAAGTATCTTAGGCATGATACGTATAACTTGACAGACAGCATAATGACGTTAGCTGAAGAAAACAGAGTAAAATTTGGTAAAGTGAATGAAACATCTTGA
- the queA gene encoding tRNA preQ1(34) S-adenosylmethionine ribosyltransferase-isomerase QueA: MQNKNSIDLSQTSSFDYVLPEELIAQDPVEPRDACRLLIASRAGDSPFKHVLFKNLSDHLHPGDLLVLNDTRVLPARLQGVKKNGGAKVEVLFLNENKTIENESAGKTWTALVKPGRKLPMGTAVVLEDGTEIIIGKKLDDGVREVYFKDSLNPLLIMEKLGRLPLPHYITNTHSEPEQYQTVYAKKEKENSVASPTAGLHFTQELLEKLDAKGIKRTCITLRVGLGTFRPVKEELISKHIMHKELCEVSDIAAKMIIETKKRGGRIIAVGTTVVRTLESFAKVFGTIRSGSLETDLFITPGYKFKVVDALITNFHLPKSTLLMLVAAFGGYDNLLSIYQEAISERYRFFSFGDSLFLN, translated from the coding sequence TTGCAAAACAAAAACTCAATTGACTTATCTCAGACCTCATCTTTTGACTATGTATTACCCGAAGAGCTTATAGCACAAGATCCTGTGGAACCAAGAGATGCTTGTCGATTGTTAATTGCAAGCAGAGCGGGGGATAGCCCATTTAAGCACGTTTTATTTAAGAATTTATCAGACCATCTACACCCCGGAGATCTTCTTGTTCTTAATGATACGAGAGTTCTACCCGCACGCCTTCAGGGAGTGAAAAAGAACGGTGGGGCAAAAGTTGAAGTGCTATTTCTAAATGAAAATAAAACCATAGAAAACGAAAGTGCCGGTAAAACATGGACAGCACTTGTTAAACCTGGCAGAAAACTCCCCATGGGGACAGCCGTTGTTTTGGAAGATGGTACAGAAATTATTATTGGTAAAAAGCTTGATGACGGGGTTAGAGAAGTTTATTTTAAAGATTCTCTTAATCCTCTTTTGATAATGGAGAAGCTTGGAAGGTTGCCATTACCACACTATATCACTAACACTCATAGTGAGCCGGAACAGTATCAAACTGTTTATGCAAAAAAAGAAAAAGAGAACTCAGTCGCCTCACCTACTGCCGGATTGCATTTTACACAGGAACTACTGGAAAAATTGGATGCAAAAGGCATAAAACGCACCTGTATAACATTAAGAGTGGGACTGGGGACATTTAGGCCAGTAAAAGAGGAGCTTATTTCTAAACACATAATGCATAAAGAATTATGTGAGGTCTCAGATATCGCTGCGAAAATGATTATAGAAACAAAAAAAAGGGGGGGGCGCATTATAGCTGTAGGGACTACAGTAGTCCGCACACTAGAATCATTTGCTAAAGTTTTTGGAACAATACGCAGTGGAAGCTTAGAGACAGATTTATTTATCACTCCCGGATATAAATTTAAGGTAGTCGATGCCCTGATAACTAACTTTCATCTTCCCAAAAGCACTTTGTTAATGCTTGTAGCCGCTTTTGGGGGGTATGACAATCTTTTGTCAATTTATCAAGAAGCTATATCTGAAAGATATCGTTTTTTTTCATTTGGTGACTCTTTATTTCTTAATTAG
- a CDS encoding Holliday junction branch migration protein RuvA produces MIETLQGKVLFIEGDGIVLDVSGFGIKVFSTASLLRTISVGDDLFCYTFLQVSAAGISIFGFLTERERDLFLELVKVKTVGGKLAITILQYLDAEDILKAITLGNTTVLSVPGLGAKRIERICFELKPKIAKKFPDINLNDSSGINQTAFTLDKIVLDALTGLGFSITESMKAISLSKSAYEDKSMLTEENLLKATLSILQRN; encoded by the coding sequence ATGGCATAGTTTTAGACGTTTCAGGATTTGGCATAAAGGTGTTTAGCACAGCTTCTCTTCTCCGAACGATTTCTGTCGGAGATGATCTTTTTTGTTATACGTTTTTACAGGTATCTGCAGCAGGAATTTCTATTTTTGGTTTTCTTACCGAAAGAGAACGTGATTTATTTTTAGAATTGGTAAAAGTTAAAACAGTTGGTGGTAAATTAGCGATAACAATACTACAGTATTTAGATGCTGAAGATATTCTAAAGGCCATAACCTTAGGCAATACAACCGTTCTCTCTGTTCCAGGGCTCGGTGCCAAGCGTATTGAAAGGATTTGTTTTGAGCTAAAACCCAAAATAGCAAAGAAATTTCCTGATATAAACCTAAATGATAGCTCTGGAATAAATCAAACGGCATTTACATTGGATAAAATTGTATTGGATGCATTGACTGGCTTAGGTTTTTCAATTACAGAATCAATGAAGGCTATATCTTTATCGAAATCTGCATATGAAGATAAAAGTATGCTAACGGAAGAAAATCTTTTAAAAGCTACCCTGTCAATACTACAGCGTAACTAG